From a single Adhaeribacter swui genomic region:
- the smpB gene encoding SsrA-binding protein SmpB, with translation MAKDKDRIKKNVNIVNRRASYEYEFLSKYIAGIMLQGTEIKSIREGNVNLQDGFCTFMPDGLWLIQVTIAKYTEGTYYNHEPTRPRKLLLNKKELNQLSKKSEEQGLTIIPIRVFINERGFAKVEIALARGKKLYDKREDIKERDIKRELQRERF, from the coding sequence ATGGCGAAAGATAAAGACCGGATAAAGAAGAACGTTAATATTGTTAACCGACGGGCCTCCTACGAATACGAATTTTTAAGTAAATACATTGCCGGTATCATGCTGCAAGGCACCGAAATAAAATCTATCCGGGAAGGAAACGTAAATTTGCAAGATGGATTTTGCACCTTTATGCCGGATGGTCTGTGGCTTATTCAGGTAACCATTGCCAAATACACCGAAGGCACCTACTACAACCACGAACCTACCCGGCCGCGCAAGTTGCTACTCAACAAAAAAGAACTTAACCAGCTAAGTAAAAAATCGGAGGAGCAAGGTTTAACCATTATTCCCATCCGGGTATTTATTAACGAACGCGGTTTCGCCAAAGTAGAAATAGCTTTAGCCCGGGGTAAAAAATTGTATGATAAGCGGGAAGATATTAAAGAACGTGATATAAAAAGGGAACTGCAACGTGAACGTTTCTAA